The nucleotide sequence TTGATTTGCGCCGGCCGGCGGTTGGAAATTATCTGGGTCTCGGCGGCAATGGCGGCGTTCTCAGCGTACTCGAAGGACGCGCGCCGCTTTCGTCGGCGGTCCTGCAGGCAAGCATCGGTCCGAATGGCATGCTGGTGCTGCCCGGATCGGTCTCGTCGAATTCTTCGGAATGGATGGCCTCGCAGACGATGGGGGCGCTGCTCCAGACCATCAAGCGAGACTTCCGGTCGCGCATTGTCATCTTCGATCTTCCGCCGATGCTGCTTGGCGACGATGTGATTTCAATCCTGCCTCGAATGGACGCGACTTTGCTCGTCGCGGGCGTCGGCAGCACATCCCTTTCCGACATCAAGGAATGCCAGAAGCATCTCCAGCGCAGTCCGGTTGTCCGCGTCGTCGTTAACAAGGCGATCGAGACTGTCGGATCCTACTACGGTAATTACTAGCGACTTCTACAGGCGCAGGTCTGCCGGCAGGAACGCAGCAATTTGCTCAGCCGGTACGAAGTACTTGGCGATGTCGCGGGTTTCCGATTTTCCGGTATCGGCGCGCGTTTGCGACTGCGATATTTTCCGGCTCATTATTCCGAGCAGGCATTTGCGCTTGACGTCGAACACCCCTGATCCGGAATTGCCGGTGCGAGCTACGTCGGCGATGACCGTGCTGAACCGGCTGCGGGTACCCACCGGTAGCCGATCGGGCGCGAGGATGTGGGAGCGCACGGCAGATCCCGGTACGATCGTCACGACCTCTTGTCCTGGTTTGGGGGGATCGGTGCAGATCGCGTTTCGCCGAAGTCGCAAGCGCCCCGGAAGAAGCTCCTCCTCGACCGATAGCAGCGTCAGATCCGTTCCCTCGAGGCTGCCTTCCTTGACGACGCGCGTCGGATATTCCGAGCCGGCAATTGCGATCTTGGGCCGCGTCAGCCAGGTCCGGCCTGCGACATGCGCTGCCGTGATGAACACGCCTTTTCCGAGATAGATGCCGGATCCCGGTCCCCAGCTCTGCATCGGCGTTTGATGGATGTTCACCGCATACGGCAGCAGCGTGTCGTCAGCGCCTTGCGCGCAGGCCGGCTGCCACATGACCGCCAGAACAAGTGCGCCTTGCAGAAACGGCGCGCGCAGCAACTTCGCGGTGAATCGAGCGAGCGCCAAAATGACCTGCCAGGTTTGCACGCTCGTTTGTTAGCAATTTTCAGCTTGCGCCGGTAAAGAATTTGAGTTCCTGCGGCGGAATGGCGGCAAGCAGATCGCGGATGAATTGGTCCTGCAGCTTGAATGATACGTCCTTCGGCAGACCGATCGTGGAGACCCTGATCAGGGCGCCGTCGGGAATGATCCCGCGCAGGCCATATTTCAATCGGCTGAGTTGATGATCGACCACGCCATTGGCGATGTCATTACCGATCCGGAGCCAGTAAGTGACCGGCTCGAAGCGCGACTCCCTTGCCGCAATCAATCTGGTCATCTTGATTGGTTGGGCGCCGTTGCGATAGCTGATCGCGGCGTTGGCTTTGTCCGAGATCCGGAAGCCGTTGGCTGTGTAGCAAATCTCCGGGCGGTGGGACTTCAGCCGATAGTTCTGCACCGGACCGTATGCGACCATCAGCATGACGATGTTGCCATGTCCGTCGCTATAGCCTCGACCGACTTCCTGGGTGTAGATCTTTCCCACCAGCGGGTCGGGCTGAACGTACGCGTCCGGATCCGCCGGACGGACCGGGCTGATTTCGGGAACCAGCGTCCAGGTTCCGAACTGGCGGGGGATGACGGTTTCAAGGCTGGGGGAGGCCGATGTGCGGGCCATCAGTTGGCGGGGCGCCAGCACGGTCGCAAGCACGGCGCACCCAACGATTGCGATACATGCCACTATGATCTGAATTCGAGGATATTTCATTGAGGTCACGTGCAATCTTCGAGAGTTAATTGGATCTGCCGTTTCGGAGCAGGATATACGTCAACCGGCCTGTTTGCAGTCAAAAGAAAGAGATAATCGGCGCCTTTAACGAAATTAACATAAACAACGGAAATTGCAGTGAAAAAGCGTTATAGGGTCGACCCGCCACGGCCGGCTGGCTAGTCAAATCAGGATCAGAGCACGGTCAGCCTGTTGTACATGTCTCTCGGCCCATTGGATGCACGGAGTTTCTGGATGAAGGGTATGTCCATCAAGATCGCCCGGCTTGCCGTTTTACTGGCCTGTAGCGCGGTCGCCTTGGCAGGTTGCGGCAAGAAAGATCAGCCGGCGGCTTCCAAAGGACAGGTCGTTGCGCGTGTCGGCGACGAAGTCGTGACGGTCCAGGATCTCGAGAACGAGTTCCGCTGGGCGAACGTGACGCCGGACAAGCAGAAGGAGCCCGAGATCGTCAAGCGCGTGCTGGGTGATCTGGTCGTACGCAAATATCTGCTCCGCCAAGCCATGGCGGCGAAGCTCGATCGTGAGCCGGGCGTGCTGCTGGATCTCCTGAGATCGCGCGAACAGATCCTCGAGAATGCGTATCTGCAGCGAACGGCGGCGGCGAAGGCGCCGGGCAAGGCAGATGTCGACAAGTACATGGCCAATAACCCGGCGAAG is from Bradyrhizobium sp. AZCC 2176 and encodes:
- a CDS encoding CpsD/CapB family tyrosine-protein kinase — protein: MRLSADHLEAHRIVAHGTSSPNGRYYDMLRTQVLQEMDKKSWQFLAVTSPTAGCGKTVTACNLALSISRLPERSVLLVDLDLRRPAVGNYLGLGGNGGVLSVLEGRAPLSSAVLQASIGPNGMLVLPGSVSSNSSEWMASQTMGALLQTIKRDFRSRIVIFDLPPMLLGDDVISILPRMDATLLVAGVGSTSLSDIKECQKHLQRSPVVRVVVNKAIETVGSYYGNY
- a CDS encoding trypsin-like peptidase domain-containing protein: MQTWQVILALARFTAKLLRAPFLQGALVLAVMWQPACAQGADDTLLPYAVNIHQTPMQSWGPGSGIYLGKGVFITAAHVAGRTWLTRPKIAIAGSEYPTRVVKEGSLEGTDLTLLSVEEELLPGRLRLRRNAICTDPPKPGQEVVTIVPGSAVRSHILAPDRLPVGTRSRFSTVIADVARTGNSGSGVFDVKRKCLLGIMSRKISQSQTRADTGKSETRDIAKYFVPAEQIAAFLPADLRL
- the epsI gene encoding exosortase-associated protein EpsI, V-type; amino-acid sequence: MKYPRIQIIVACIAIVGCAVLATVLAPRQLMARTSASPSLETVIPRQFGTWTLVPEISPVRPADPDAYVQPDPLVGKIYTQEVGRGYSDGHGNIVMLMVAYGPVQNYRLKSHRPEICYTANGFRISDKANAAISYRNGAQPIKMTRLIAARESRFEPVTYWLRIGNDIANGVVDHQLSRLKYGLRGIIPDGALIRVSTIGLPKDVSFKLQDQFIRDLLAAIPPQELKFFTGAS